The stretch of DNA aatgattaataaccttccaaaatagAAAGCACAAGGCCCAGATAGGTTCTCCTCTGAAATGTGCtaaacatttgaagaagaaattataccaattttcTATAACCTCTtccagaagacagaagcagagggaatTTTAAACATTCTATAAGGGTAGTGTTacccaaaaccagacaaagacattataagCAAATAAACTACAGAACATCTCTCATGAaggtagatgcaaaaatcttcaacaagaTATTTCACCATTGAAAATCAACTAATGTGGCCCATCACATAACAGGCTAACaaggaaaaatcacatgatcatatcaatagatacaGGAAaagatttgacaaaatccaagactggtttataataaaaactctcccaAAACAAGAAATAGAGGGAAACTACCTCAatctgataaagaacatctagaaaaaaattgacttaaacatcatacttaatgttgAGAAATGAgaagctttcccactaagatcaggaacaaagcaaaTATGTCTCCTCTAATCGCTCCTTTTCAACATCATCCTAGACGTGCTGAAAgtgcaagaagaaaagaaaatgtatacaaattgGGAAgtcataaataaaactttttgttcacagatgacatgattgtatgtatAGAAAacctgaaagattaaaaaaaaaaaaaaaacccaagactCCCGGATACAGGTTAATGTataaaagtcaattgctttcttATATGCCAGAAATGAACACGTGAAATCTGAAATGTGaaaaacacaatcccatttacattagcatcccccaaattaaaatacttagctataaatctaacaaaatactatagtgcaaaagtaattgtggcttttTGTCGTTAAAAGTAATGGTtgaaaaccgcaattacttttgcaccaactgtAATAAAATCCAccaggaaaattacaaaactctgataaaaaatcaaataactcaGTAAAtggatatatattacatattcatGGATAGggagactcaatattgtcaagatgtcaatTTTGCCTAACTTATTCTACAGTTTCAACACATTCCAATAAAAatctcagcaagttattttgtggacaTTGACAACTGGATTCTCAAGTTTATAGAGAGAtgaaaaagacccagaatagccaacataatatttcagaagaacaaagtcagaggactgaCATTACCTGATCTCAGGACTTACTATGAAGCTGTAGTGATGAAGACAATGTGgttttggtgaaaaaaaaaagacaaatagatcaaCGGAATAGaacagagagtccagaaatagacccaggAGCAAAGGAAATTCAATGAaggcttttcaataaatggtgccagaacaactggacatcaacatgaaaacaaagaaatctgAACACAGACCTTATAccttccaaaaaaattaaatcaagatgaaTCATGGAAATAGATAAAACTAGAAGATAAGACAGGAGAAAATGTAGATGAATTTGAGTATGATGATGACTTTTTGGTAGAACACTGAAGGCACAATAAGAATTAATAagctggactttattaaaattaaaaaccagtgTGCTACAAAAGACGTTGTCAAGAATGAAAATACAAACCACGggctgggagaaagtatttgcaagacatatctgataaaggactgttatccaaaatatacaaataacatttaaacactcaccaaaaaaatgaaaaggctgaTTACAAACAGGGCAAAAGAATGGAACAGATACCTCATAGATGCCAAGTaaccatatgaaaagatgcttttcACATTATAAATCACTAGAGAATTGCAAATTTAAACAATAAGACACATTCACATCTATTAAAGTGGTCAAAATTCACAatactgacaacatcaaatgctgacaaggatgtggtaCGGCaggaactctcatatattgctggtagaatgcaaaatggtatagccactttggaagacagtttggaagttttttacaaaactaaacacattcttctcatataacccagcaatcatgttccttggtatttacccaaaaaagttgaaagcttatgttcacacaaaaacctgcacacaggtgtttataacagttttattcataactgcccaaacttggaaacaaccaagatatccttcagtaggtgaaaTAGATAAACCAACTGTGGTACAGTCTTACgatggaatattacttagcccCACAAAGTATGAACCACAAAAAGGCATGAAGGAACCAAGTTTTACTTACATAGATAGATTCAGGAAttctaaaataattagaagatttatttcagcaatttatgaaaataaatacaacatgATCTCTACAGTGTAATATTGATCAACTTTCAAACATTTGAAAAGCTggtctatataatttttatagatgTATAAATTTGTAGTGAAAATGTCAACATGAATGTAGAATCATCAGCAACGCATCCTTAAAAGTGTTTTATGATAGGAAACAAGAGATGGAAATGAAATTGGAGAAGTTTTTAGAGGAACATCAGTTATATCTATAAATTTAACGGAAAAACTTCTCCaggaaataatgttaaaattttataaagttggGTTGATGTGTACATAGGTGTTTGATCatcattttgtatttcttatgtatgtttgaaatatttcacaataCAACTGTTATATATCATTATAAGTGTTTGTGATGTATAGACTTAACAATACAGAAAGTATTATTTAtatgataatatttattatattaacaaCAAATGTTGCAGAAGAAACTATTCGTTCAGCAGgccaggattttttaaaaaaccatcttCCAGATCTTTTTACAAACCCCAACCATAATTCCAAATAGAGACAACATGGTTGGAGACACAGCACACACCCACAAAGCTTTTTCCATAAAGATGAGCATATACTGCAAGAAATAGATTGCCAAATCACAGAGCCCAGGTTACGTGACGTGTTTGGACTTTTTTGTTTAGGGAATTCACAGTGTGTGCACGGACAATGCTACGAGGCATTGCAGTGCATTCTGGTAATGAAATATCTTCGATAGAATTCTCAGATTCCTTACATTCGTTGTCAGATTTATGGATGTTCAGGCAGGTACAGCTACTGGTAGACAACTTGCACTCTAGGAGAGAGAGGACTCCTAGGGAAAAGAGATTCCAGGGAGTGGGATGAAGGGACAATGGAGAGTCAGAAACAATTCTCTCCAATTTGGCTGAAGACCCTGACCCAAAGCCCAGTGGATCCCTTTTAACTACCGAAAGCCATCTGGGAGGTGAATGCTTTAGTGGAAGAAACCGGAAGTGTATGTACAATAGCTTAAATTCTGCTCAGCTTAAGAAAATTGAGGATTCTTTTTGAAAGAGAACATGCTTCTTTTTGGGTTAGGAAGTGTAattacaaatgaaattttaaagacTTCTTAGGAAAGGGGAGACTTCGGTTTCGGTAGATGGCCATCTAGCATCAGATGTTGTTTCTCTCTGCCCTCAAACTGCCTTGACACTACACTGTACTCCCAAGGTCACTGTTCCTCTCCACAGAGGCTGAGCATTCTGTCTCAGACACCCACCTTGGTCATGACTTTGGTGGTTATCTCTGCCCCAAAGCGGGGAGGGTGTGAAAGGCAAATAAAAGGCGGAGATGGGGAGCTACcctctgaggccaggcacagcagaCATCTCACATAGGCCTGACCTCCCACTCTTCTTGGAGGAACTGTCATCAGAGAATGAATCCAGGTGAGCTGCAGCCTTTTAAAATGCAAGGTTTGGCACTTTTCCCTCTATTCTCATCTTTTTACCCTTCCCTCTGTCGGGGATGGATTGGTTCTTAACACCCTTCAGGGGCCCTGGAGACACTCACCACAGACagacaagaagaaaacatttaagtaAGCAGTATACATGATCCAGGTGATCCTATAACTAGAGAAGTGCATGGATTGACCTTGCTTCAGCTTATTGTGATATAGTATGAGTGCCCAGAGCAGAGAGATACCTGATgtccagacaaaaaaaaaaaaaaaaaaagaaaaagaaaaaagtccctTCTGAGGAACTTTGGCTCCTTGATGCAAGTCTTCATTCCATATACACTTGACTTCCCAACCCCCACCCGGTCCAACTACACCTTGCCCAAAGACTGATCCTGATCCTGCTTTTATGGTAGATCTAACTCAGaagctacatatatatatatatagttttcagAGACTGCAGCCTGAACCCACCCATCAAAGTACACCTACAAGCTTGTGTTAGGGGAGCCAGGAAGTTACCTGAGAAGAAACTGAGGATGGTAGTGAagagttgtatatatttattttgaggaaTCAGATAGGTGAATTTCATACCCAGGATTAAgttaaggaggaaggaaaggccaAGGCTCGACGTCATCATAATCCTGACCACTTTCAGGTCATCTGTTGGAAAGCAAAAGCTGTTTTGAGAGGACAGATATTTCTTCTAGACTCATTTCTACCTGGGGTCCAGAAGTCTCTAGGTGAAAATTGGAATAGGGTGAAAGATTTGATTAAACAATAAGAAAGAAGTTGGAAAATAACAAGCAGGGGAACCTTAAGCTGAATAAGAGAACCaaaaacattttctctatccTGATGTCTCTCTATGTGTCTTtctcttctattattttcttcaaactCTATTCTTGTTAAATACCGCAATTCACTCCATCATCTAGTGGCAATACAGATTACTTAATGCCAGTTACGTTTCTTTCTTACCCACATGTCTAGTTGTGTGGATCACCCTGCTGCTACTGCTGAGACTTCTCAAATGCCCAGCAGTTAAGGCTGTGAACATATAAACTTTTCTCCAGAACACCTAAATGGTGAGATTTTGGAATCTGCCTTGACTGTATTGActatggaaggaaggaagaacactGCAACTTGAGAAGCTGCACCAGAAAATAATGGGTACACTGGTGAGATTAATGCAAGTTAAGGAAAGCCAAGTTAAGGACACACCCTTCCTTTCCACCCGTCTCTTTCTAGAGTACAGTTCTGACCTTCTGGCCAAAGAGCAGGGCAACACATCATCCAAGGACTGTGGTTCATCTTGGCTCTTTCATCTTCTGAAATCAATTCAACCCATTTATCTAAGGTGATTCCCATCACCATTAAGACTACGGCCCAGGAGGAGAAAAGTATGTTCATACCCTGGATACTTCTATTTGAAACATGCACCATTGTGAGTGAAAATTTCTAGCTGGAACCACCACCACTATTTTGTAGATCTCTTCCTTGATTTGATTAGTTACAAGAAGGGTGATATCTGAACTTTCAGTGGTTGCTGAGGCATTGGTAACAGCAGAAGCTGAAGTAGTCTATAAAACAGAGAAGATAGATAACTCTCACCCTTCCTCACTTCCGTTATCTATCAGGGCCAGCCTGCTGTCAGGACTGCCAACTGCCATGGAATCATCTATTGGTTTGACCCTTGACCCTGGGGCCTAGTGGAGTGAAAGAACCAAGGGGTCCAGAAGTCCTGAGAGAGCTATCAGATATAGGGATCTGACATCACATGTAGAAAGAGCTGTCACATACAGGGATCATTAGAGGCCTTGAATTAAGTTAGACGTGCATGACTAAAGAGGTCCAATTTAGGAGTTAGAATTACACGCTCCAAGATTAGTTAACATTTTGTAGGGGCCAGTGAAGAGGAAAAGGATTTCAAGATCATTGAGATAAATAGTTAGCTAGCTAGTATCACAACAGGGAATGACCACTCAAAATTTAGGATGTTTGAAGAAATGTGTGTTCCCATTGGGAGGTCCCAGTGACATTTAGTTAGGGAGTCATCCAGGAAATAAAccatcatcctgaaaccaaacTACTGGCCTGATAGATACACTGAGCCATTATAGCCCAATCTCATTTATAAGGCATGGACAATCATTTCTTGACAGAATTGCCTCTAACTTGGCATATAAAACAGTTTTCGATTCCTTGAGTAGGCAAACATGGTAGGCCTCAGAGTCAAGAGCTAGAGGACTTCTGCtacaatccaaaaaaaaaaaaaaaatttgccttttACACAACTAAGATGAACTTCATCTCCAAAGGCCTCACTCTGCGTATTTTCTGACCTCAATGCAGGTGACTTTCCTTGGCtcaaaatagacttttttttattaCCTCAAACATGTCAAGCTGTCTTTCTTCTAGATCTCTCTACACATCTTtgtatactttattattattatttatcgtTTTCATTTTTAAGCACAATACTCAACAATACACTTAATCTTATGAGGAAGGCTTTAGGGTTAAGAAAACGGACTAAGGATCCTGGTTTTAAATTGTAGCTCTACCACTCAGTAGCTGTGTGGTCTTAGAGATAATAATGCTTCCTACTACCTAGGgattttgtaaagattaaatacgTTTAGAGACATAAAGCACTTGAAAGAGTCCTTGGCACATAGTATATGATCTGTCAGCAATTACCATAGTATTAATTTGGGTTTTCTGGGAAAAGGCTCTGAGGCAGGAATTTGTATCCAGGGAGTTTTTTTGTGAAGCACTTTTGGGAACCACACCTGTAATTGTTTAAGGGAAGCAGGTTTGAGCAGAAGTTGAACTGAGGTGTGGGTGCAACAGAAGAAGCCCTGGCTGACCCCACGAGGTGCTCTGGCTCTGGGGTGGTCCTTCAGAGTCATTCTTTATAGAGGCAAGAATGCCTAGCCTTTACACTGAGCATCTGGCTGCCCCTAGGGTGtgatttcccttctttctcaAGAGATATTCCTAAATCTCCTAGAAACTGCAAGCCACAGCAGCTAACACTTCTGGTAGCTGTGGGGATGAACTCCCACCCTTCACCAATCCCATATCAGGGTCAGCTTGTTTTTAGGGTTGCCAGCTGCCATGAAATTAACTATTGGTTTGACCCTTGACCCTGGGGCCTAGGGGAGTGGGGGGACCAAGAGGGTATATGGGAAACTCCTATTATGCTCTTTCAtgttgataattttatttctatgccATCGATTCTTAAGAGTAGAATTCCTGTGCTGAAaggcttttgtttcattttggttttaactGGTAGTGGCAGTAAAGATTTAAAGATGTAGCCAaattagagaaagagataggatgTGAAGGATGAGTAAGATACATGTCAAAAAGAAATCAAGTTTTTAGCTAGGGAGAACTAGTCAAAGATTCCATTCCAGATGGCATTCCAGCTGCCATTCCACCTGCCATTCCAGCTAGTCAAAGGTGCCATATAGTAAGCACTGGTCTGGTTAAGCTGAAGGTGCTTAGAACAGGCaatatacagaaaaaatttaCTTCTGGAACTTGACAGGAGATTAGAGGGTTATCAACCTTGAATGAGATTGGGTGCATTCAGGGAGTAATAGACAACGGGTTATCAGACTTGAGATAGCAATTGAAACCTAGATGTGCATGTCACATATGCAGAAATATCACACAGAATGTGATAAGAGATAGAAAAGGAAAGGCCACTGGATTTGGCAATTAGAATGTCATTGGTGATTTTGGCCATAGCATTTTCAGTAGAATGATGAGAGAAGTagtaggataatttttttttcttttaacaggtgacaagagcaaataaataatgataaagggaaaaagaaaaatagcattgtAGCTTCAAGGTGAAATGTGCGATTTTGAAAATAGACAGTAGTATAATGACTTCCCATGTATCCTTCATCCAGCTTCAAAGCTCATCCTCTGAATTATTCTGAACCAAATCCTGACATAATTTTATGGTTAAATATTTGTGTCACTAGAAGAtgaggattgattttttttttttttgctgtagaTTCACGTACtctgttttttcttaatatgGTTTATTATCagttttgttggtcttttcaaggtccatttatttaggtatttatccatttgaaaatattattttcaagatcatatttcattattttgagttattatttttattattttccttttgtttttgcttgtatCCCTTGAActtcttaaaatagttttaaattctttaatatgTGTAGACTTAGGACCATATATTTGTCTTTAGGCACTGAGTTTGCTATATCTCATACGTTTCCTGTAACTTTTTTTACTATTTTGCTTCTTATTAGACAGTGTTTAATTTTAGGTTTGATTTCACCAAGAATTCAGGGATTGTCTGGGAGAAATTCTTAATTACCAAGCAGCTATCAATTTTAGATCActgtttaaagtttttttcctttgttaaaaataaattgtaataaatataccttgccgggcatggtggcttatgcttgtaatcccagcagtttgggaggccaaggcaggcagatcacgtgaggttgggaatttgagaccagcctggccaacacggtaaagccccgtctctaataaaaatacaaaaattagcgggatgtggtggtgtatgcctgtaataccagctacttgggaggctgaggcaggagaattgcttgaacccacgaggcggaggttctagtgagccaagattgtgccattgcactccagcctgggcaacagagcaagactctgtctcaaataaataaataaataaataaataaatatactgaaaaatttattttttgaatttgtcAAGGTTTCCTTTGTGGCTGAGCACATGATTAATTTTGAATATTCTGTCAGcaaacaaaaaggtaaaattcTTATACCAATAATGAAATTTATGTGTGATGGAAGGTTATATAAATCAGTTTTTTATTGATTAGTTTAATTCTTCTGTGTTTTAATCTGCCAGGATATGTCCTATTTTGAAATAGCTGTGTCGACATCTGTCTTTATGGCTATATAGTTTGATTAGATCTCCTATTCCATTGCATTTTTGTATTGGTTATAATTTGTATATACAAAGTCTCATGGTTTTGGTATGTTAATTTTATTCCTACTGAATTCTTACCAAATTCTTGTTATTCtgttattgaaaattattttttatattctctgaGGTTTTCAAGTTATGATTTTATATGTTCttaacagagatttatttttacctccttctttataatttttatgcctCTAATTGTTTCTGCTTGGTTCTTCCATTTGTCAGAGACTTGTATTACAAGGTCCAACAGTAGCAGCAATAGtaggtttttttgtccttgtccTACCTTAATTGAAACAATGTTTCTCCATTATATAATACATGCTTCATCTTTTAAGAAAGTAGCAATTGATCCCCATCtcatcaattaaaaagaaaacagattaggtgttgaattttgttaaatgattttttGGTATCTGTGGAGAAGAATGTGTAATTTCAAATTAGATCTATTAAGATGATGAATTATATTAATGCATTTCCTGATATTCTGTAATTCTTCCATTCTTGTAATAAACCTCACTTggttatacatattatttttaaatgttcaatgaaCGTTACTTTTAGTACCTTTGCCCTGGTGGGTATAGTAAGGTAAATTTTTAGGAATGGACAATCAATATCAGGTTTTAAATCAGTGTTATGTTCATTCCAACATAGAAAGATGgaaatgttctttcatttccaaTGCTCAGTAACAGTTTGCAGTATTGGACTTACTAGCTCTTAGAGTTGTGGTAGAACTCTTTTGCAAAACCCTCTGTGCCTATGCTTTTATGCATCGTAGCTCATTGgtaacttttccccatttcttttatggaaaattatGTGTTTAAACTCTCTATAGgggtcattttttatttaaaaatttcaattttttattttagttctgtTAGTTTCTGTTTTACACCTACATAATGCTTACCTATTTTtattctgagttttaaaaaaataaactgtttaaCAGACTTTGGcaatatgttttctaaaatcatgttcactgaggtataatttacaaataataaagtccacccttttaaagtgtacagatAGATGAGATTTTGATAAGTGTGTGCATTTACGTAACCActataatatttaatacatgGAACATGTCTATTATCTTGAGACGTTTCTTCATGCTTTTTGGTGGCCAGCCTCTTCTCCCACCCCTACCTTCTGGTAAACATTgatctgatttctgtttttataggtttgccttttctagaatgtgaTATAAATTGAAATCATGCAAAACATAGACATTTTGATCATCTACTTTGACTTGCAAAATACGTACTTTCCAGATGCATTACTTTGTTGGGTATATGGGTAgtacattcctttttattactgaatggAATTTCATTGGATgattataccacaatttgtttatcattCTCCTGCAAATGGAAATGTTGgcttttccagtttttggctatctTGAATCAAGGTGCTATAAATGTTAGCATGTGGGTCTTCGTATgggcatttgttttcattttacctgGGTGAATACTAAAAATGAGATTGTGTGGTATGTGTATTTTTAGCTTTGCAAGAAAGtgttaaactgttttccaaagtggctgtaccatttgtATTCCCTACAGCAGTGTTTGAGATTTCCCCTTGCTTCATATCCTCATCAGCACTCAATATTGTTAGCCATTTCAATTTCAGCTATTCTCATAGATTTGAGATTTGATTTGTGGTATCtcacattttggttttgatttgtattttccctATGACTAATGTCATAAAGAATGTTTTCAGGTGCAAATTCATCATCTTACATACATTTTCTGGTAAAGtatgtgttaaaatattttgctcaatttttgaaatatttgttattttattactgTAACCTGGACATTTTTTTTGTTCAAAGTGTTCTTTTATATCTGAAATTATttgttcaatttaaaaaatttatgtcaGTTATGCGTTATagtttttctctgctttattGGCTATTGCtaatgtgtatgcatgtatgtttatgcatgtatgtgtatgtgtatgcatgtatgtgtatgttctaTCATTTGctcagaatttttaattttcatcttctgttttgaaaattataGTATCTTTTTATGCATgctatattttgactttttatggatttttttttttgcaacaatgGAGGCAAGCCAAtgaaggaggtggaagaggaATTTGTGTGGCTTTTCAAATTCTCAGATCAATAGGACCCTTGTCCTATTGAAACACGATTcagatactttgtttttttctatcacattCCAGACTCCACGTGACTCATTAAACTTCCTAGGTCCCTACCTTTTCTCTAGTAAAGCACCTTCTTGGAACTTTGGTCCTTTGAACTTTACAAGCAACTTCCTCTTGTTTCTCCAGTAGCCAGTACTCTGACCTGTCAGATCTCAGACATCCTCTTAGTATTGCCTGTTCAGAAACGGCTCCTTACTTGCTGATGGGGAACCCTAGCTGCTGTCATCTGTGTTTTACAAAGACGATTGGTTGTTGAGGGGGCAACGTTAGCATCAAGAGGCAAAGTGCTATACCATTGGTGTACTAAGTTACAATAAGCtcaaaaaatgtaacaaaaacattGTAGAATGTGATATAAATTGAAATCATGCAAAATATAGATATTTTGATCATCTACTTTGACTTAGCAAAATACATACTTTTAGCAAAATACATACTTAGCAAAATACGTATTGCCAAATTTATTcagtaatatataaatgtaaccaGTCAATGACCCTACATCCACTGTTATATAGATTCCACTGGAATCTGTATAATACACTCCAGACCTAACTCTAGGCTTCCCAGGATTGGTGAAGAGAAAACTGAAGGCAAACATTTACAAAAAGAACTTATAATCCACTTCATCCAGCAATCACAGTCTTGGATTCAGCGTTCTGCCTTATATGATGTATTTCTTCCTATTGCCCATATTTAGTCCTTTCATTTTCTGCTCAGAGTGATCTAAGAACTCAACACTGAGTGATACAGTTTTCTCTTGCCAGTGTAGCAATCAATGTAGCTTTGTTTTAGCCTCATTTGAtgtccttttttgtttccttctgaCAAGATCTCAGTGGAGTTCAGCTCTCACAGCAGTAGACTGATTAATAAGGAGATTCTTTCATGACCTCCAAAAGAATTATTCACACTTTTGTCTCTTTAGAGAGCTGTTAGTTGTGTTTCTGCCTTAGAGAGAGCAGATGGCTGGATAAGGAGTGGATGTGTGAAATACACATATTTGACAAGGAACTAGTATCCAGGATACATGGAGAATTGCtttaaataaatatgagaaaGGCTGCTCAAGAGAAAACTGGATAAAACACATGAACAAGACATGTCACAAAAAGAATATCCAAATGttcaataaagatataaaaatgctCATGCTTATATatcataaacaaatggaagatagTACAGAAATGCTGAGCAGGTTAGTGGGAAATGGACTCAAGATGAAGAATTATGAAAAAAGacacggccaggtgcggtggctcatgcctgtaatctcagcactttgggagaccgaggtggacagatcatgaagtcaagagatcgagaccatcttggccaacatggtgaaaccctgtctctactaaaaatacaaaaattagctgggcgtggtggtgcatgcctgtagttccagctactcgggaggctgagacaagagaatagcttgaatctgggaggtggaggttgcagtgagccgagatcgcaccactgcactccagcctggtgacagagtgagactctgtctcaataaaaaaaagaaaaaaaaaaaaagaaagacttgatTTATGTTTCATAGCAATTTTAAGAGCTTTGGAAATATAATTTCCCCTAAGATACGTCTGTAA from Homo sapiens chromosome 11, GRCh38.p14 Primary Assembly encodes:
- the TMEM225 gene encoding transmembrane protein 225 isoform 2 (isoform 2 is encoded by transcript variant 2), with product MVHVSNRSIQDDLKVVRIMMTSSLGLSFLLNLILGMKFTYLIPQNKYIQLFTTILSFFSGISLLWALILYHNKLKQGQSMHFSSYRITWIMYTAYLNVFFLSVCGVLSLLECKLSTSSCTCLNIHKSDNECKESENSIEDISLPECTAMPRSIVRAHTVNSLNKKVQTRHVTWAL
- the TMEM225 gene encoding transmembrane protein 225 isoform 1 (isoform 1 is encoded by transcript variant 1), with the protein product MVHVSNRSIQGMNILFSSWAVVLMVMGITLDKWVELISEDERAKMNHSPWMMCCPALWPEDDLKVVRIMMTSSLGLSFLLNLILGMKFTYLIPQNKYIQLFTTILSFFSGISLLWALILYHNKLKQGQSMHFSSYRITWIMYTAYLNVFFLSVCGVLSLLECKLSTSSCTCLNIHKSDNECKESENSIEDISLPECTAMPRSIVRAHTVNSLNKKVQTRHVTWAL
- the TMEM225 gene encoding transmembrane protein 225 isoform X1 translates to MVHVSNRSIQGMNILFSSWAVVLMVMGITLDKWVELISEDERAKMNHSPWMMCCPALWPEDDLKVVRIMMTSSLGLSFLLNLILGMKFTYLIPQNKYIQLFTTILSFFSGVLSLLECKLSTSSCTCLNIHKSDNECKESENSIEDISLPECTAMPRSIVRAHTVNSLNKKVQTRHVTWAL